The Anaerotignum propionicum DSM 1682 sequence CCTTCCCCCCCAGCATTCGGTCAATCATACTGAGCATCAGTGGTGTAGTAATATGCATGATAACCGTGCCGCCGCCATCTTTACTTAGCAATGATGCATTGATCAGCGTCAATGCATCATTATCTGATAAAGCATTACTAAATTCATAATAGCGCTCCTCTTCCACAGTAATAAGAGTAACTTGGCTGGATGCCCTAAGCAAGCTATTCAGTCTGGAAGAAACAAGCCTGCAATAGTTCTCATGGGTGTTTTTTATTATATTCAATTTGTCCTTCGTGTATTTCTTGGGACTGTAGAAATCATATTTACGGTATTTCTCGCCAGCATCCTTAGAGACTTCTTTCTCAATGCTGCCTCCACCAACTACTGATGCAAGAAGTGCATCAATCTGACTCTGGCTTAATACTTCAGACATCTTTTGCGTTCACCCCTACCATATTTTATTAGGTCGTTTATGCTTTCCCTTTTCGAAGATTTGCAAAATTGTTTTGAATTCTGTAAATAAGGAAGATTGAAACATATAACGATATTCCTAATTTCCCAAAAATCATTATTATAAGCACTTTTTTGGTTTCTTCTTTTTATCTAGAACATAATTACTTAATTTTGTGCCTTTGCTTCACCAGTACCATATACTTCATTATAATAGTTATCCAGTGATCTAACAACACTGTCATTTTTGGAAATTATTATCTCAACTCGCCTGTTTTTCGCTCTGCTCTCTCTGGTATCGAAAGAGCTGATAGGTCTAAACTGACCAAAACCAATGGAAACTAGCTTATCAGGATCAATAATATTTTTCTTTTGCATATAAACAAGCACTTCTGCTGCTCTGTCTGATGATAAAAATCTATCGCTTTGAATCTCGTTTGGTTCTGTAGGACTTGCTTGAGAGGTATGTCCCAATATTTGTATTTCACCAATAGAGTTATTAACATCTTTAATGATTTTACACAATTGATCCAGAACATTTTTCCCCTCTTGCTTTAGCACATAGCTGTCACCATCAAAAAAGATATTGTTTCGGAACGTAATAAATGTATACCCATCACCCTTGGTAACTTCAACATCAGCAGAAAGACCATTTACCTCGACATACTTTGACAATTTATAATACATTTCGTCAAAGTCATCAGCAAACTGATAATCCTCACCATTGCCTAAAACATTGCCTTCCACATCATAGTTTCCATCGGTTTCCTCTGCGTTTTCAACAATCTGACTCACTTCTGCATCTGTTGGATTAAAGCTTTTCACAATCATTTTCCACTTTGCACTATCAACAGATGATATTGAATAGAGCAATACAAAGAAACATAGGAGAAGTGTCACCATATCACTATAGGTGTTCAGCCATTCGTTAGAAACGCCTCCACTCCTTTTTTTCTTCATTGTCTTATCCTCCTTTGTACTCCGTCGTCGCCTATGCTTAATTTGAATTATTTTCACAAGCATTCATCCTTTCAAAAGCGGTGGATTGGCGAACGTCAAACGACTACAGTTCGTAAAATTATTCTTTCTTTTCCCATAATGGAGGATGTTTTCAATTCCTTGAGTTCCCTTTGCACTGTAATAAAACTTATGCAGTTCCCAAACCTCCGACACGCTGAATAGCGGTATTTTTATTCTTCTTCTGCTGCTCCACCTTTGCCTTTTTTCTGGTTTTTGGTTTTTTCGTATTGTGGTAAATAAGCAATCAGCTTTTCTTTTAAGAAATTTGGGTTTTCACCAGCCTGAATTGCTAAAATACCTTCAATAATAATTTTCCTGCACAAGAACTCTTCGTCGCTGCGAACCTGCAATTTCTTTGCAATAGGCATAAAGAACATATTCGCCAGTAAAGATCCATAGAAGGTTGTAATCAATGCAATGGCCATGTTCTGGCTAATGCCATCTGCACCTTGATCCATATTCATGGATTTTAACATATTCACCAAACCAATCAGCGTTCCCACCATACCAAACGCCGGTGCATAGCCCGCACCTTTTTCATAAAATTCAATAATCTCACTGTGTCTCTCTGAAATATAATCCAATGTGTTATTCAAAATTTCACTTACCTGCTGTGGTGTGGTAGAATCCACAATCAGCATCAGTCCTTCTCGAAAAAAGGGATCTTGCATGGTATTTGCCTTTTCTTCCAAGGCTAGCAGTCCGCTTTTACGAGCAATAATCGCCAGCTCATATAATTGATCTATGAATTCCATAGCATTATATGGATTTTTTAACAATATCTTAAACTGCTTCGGCAGCTGTTTCAGCACCCTTGCAGGATAACTGGCAATTAAAGCAGCATAAGTTCCACCAATTACTATAATTATGCTCTGTAAATCCCAAAAGTTCCCAAGATCTTTTATGCCAATACCGTAAAGAACAAGCACCAGACCTGCTATAATCCCTATGAACGTTGTTAAGTCCATATTGCGCCTCCAAAACTATTTTTTCAAATTACCTAGATTTTAAGCATCTTGATTTAAATTCATGGTGTGTATTGCTGATAGATATTTAATACTCTTTTCAATGATCTCATCCGGCGTTTCACGCACTATATAAAAGCTTAAATTATTAAGCAGTATTTTGGATTCCGGAATGCTCTCAATCGCAATGATCTGCTCACAATTTAAAACAAATTTTTCTCCGTTAAGCTTTGTTAATTTTATCATCTTATCCTCCTGAGATGTCCACATTTAGTTCAGTAATCCCTAAAACGCTGATAAAATATAATCTATTGCCCAACGCCAAAGGTCTTTTCAAAATATCCTAAAGCAATTCTAACTTTTCATACGCAATACGTTTGTATATCATAGAATTCTACACTTTCATGAAAACTCATTTAACCAATACCCCACAAATAATAACCACTTACAAAATCAGTCTTGTTTTTAAAACTCACTTTAAGAGTAGTAAACCGCAGCCCATATGGCAGCGGTCTGCACTCTAGTAAAATTATCGTTTAATATTTACAAGCTCTTCAAGCATTTGGTCTGTAACGGTAATAATTCTTGTATTTGCTTGAAACCCTCTCTGAGTTGTTATCATTTCAGAGAATTCCTTTGCTAAGTCTACATTTGACATTTCCAAACCATAGTTCAAAATTTTTCCTGTCGTACCTTCACCAGGTTTATATGGTACAATATAACCTGTGTTTTCACGAATGGAGTAGTAGGGTCCCTGTGTTTTCTCAAGGGCATTGGGGTTAGGTACATTTGCGATAGCAATCATACCAACACTCACTGTTTTGCCTGCGGAGTCGGTACCTGTAATTTCACCCGTTTTAGAAATACTGATACTGTTCAGCTTCAAAGGTGTTCCAGAACTATCCCCAGGAGTAAGAAGTTTGCCATCCTTGTCAACATAAGGCACACGGATTGGTTGTAACGTACCCTCATTCAGCGCACCATCTTTATACATAAACCCATAGATTACATTGCTGCTTCCATCAACAAGGAATCCATCACCATCAAAGGTAAAGTTACCTACTCTGGAGAGTGTATACTTGGACATTGCAGCAGACATTTCCTTGGGGTCTGTCTTTATTTCAGTTTCGCCATTCTTTTGGCCTACAATAAAAAATCCCTGTCCATCAATCATACAATCCATGGAGCTATCAGTTGGTGCATAAGAGCCACTGGAAAACATAAGGTCAATGGTTCCTACCTGAGAACCATAACCAACCTGGGAAGGGTTGGAACCACCAAAAACATCATTACCGCCACTGGAGGAGGATGTTGTTTG is a genomic window containing:
- a CDS encoding OmpA/MotB family protein, with the protein product MKKKRSGGVSNEWLNTYSDMVTLLLCFFVLLYSISSVDSAKWKMIVKSFNPTDAEVSQIVENAEETDGNYDVEGNVLGNGEDYQFADDFDEMYYKLSKYVEVNGLSADVEVTKGDGYTFITFRNNIFFDGDSYVLKQEGKNVLDQLCKIIKDVNNSIGEIQILGHTSQASPTEPNEIQSDRFLSSDRAAEVLVYMQKKNIIDPDKLVSIGFGQFRPISSFDTRESRAKNRRVEIIISKNDSVVRSLDNYYNEVYGTGEAKAQN
- a CDS encoding motility protein A — encoded protein: MDLTTFIGIIAGLVLVLYGIGIKDLGNFWDLQSIIIVIGGTYAALIASYPARVLKQLPKQFKILLKNPYNAMEFIDQLYELAIIARKSGLLALEEKANTMQDPFFREGLMLIVDSTTPQQVSEILNNTLDYISERHSEIIEFYEKGAGYAPAFGMVGTLIGLVNMLKSMNMDQGADGISQNMAIALITTFYGSLLANMFFMPIAKKLQVRSDEEFLCRKIIIEGILAIQAGENPNFLKEKLIAYLPQYEKTKNQKKGKGGAAEEE
- a CDS encoding flagellar FlbD family protein, with product MIKLTKLNGEKFVLNCEQIIAIESIPESKILLNNLSFYIVRETPDEIIEKSIKYLSAIHTMNLNQDA
- a CDS encoding flagellar hook-basal body complex protein — encoded protein: MVKSMFSGIAGLRAHQQKMDVIGNNIANVNTFGYKAGRVTFKESIYQTTSSSSGGNDVFGGSNPSQVGYGSQVGTIDLMFSSGSYAPTDSSMDCMIDGQGFFIVGQKNGETEIKTDPKEMSAAMSKYTLSRVGNFTFDGDGFLVDGSSNVIYGFMYKDGALNEGTLQPIRVPYVDKDGKLLTPGDSSGTPLKLNSISISKTGEITGTDSAGKTVSVGMIAIANVPNPNALEKTQGPYYSIRENTGYIVPYKPGEGTTGKILNYGLEMSNVDLAKEFSEMITTQRGFQANTRIITVTDQMLEELVNIKR